A window from Gossypium raimondii isolate GPD5lz chromosome 7, ASM2569854v1, whole genome shotgun sequence encodes these proteins:
- the LOC105797074 gene encoding FCS-Like Zinc finger 13 produces MLGKTGRPMIGNLSELLVPTHKSGLLDPSRSPKSPLDLFKTPSSSSRRGSMKRCYDVFGDGVGLGIIALMEKSTVDHHPSCKLQHTICRFKGRFQENSEEDYTFVTRHGESSTKVYFNGGEEEEEQRLVGKIKEITSLKPRFVQDFNYPTSDFLSSCHLCKKKLHGKDIYMYRGEKAFCSAECRSSQIMMDERKEQCKSKASKSGKNQSLGYDKTEQIFSTGILAI; encoded by the exons ATGTTAGGGAAGACAGGTCGACCCATGATCGGAAACTTATCTGAACTACTAGTTCCAACACACAAATCCGGGTTATTGGATCCTTCAAGGAGCCCCAAAAGTCCACTAGACTTATTCAAGAccccatcatcatcatcaagaaGAGGGTCGATGAAGAGATGCTATGATGTTTTTGGTGATGGAGTAGGGCTTGGAATCATTGCTTTAATGGAGAAATCCACTGTTGATCATCATCCTTCTTGTAAGCTACAACACACCATTTGTAGATTCAAAGGaagatttcaagaaaattcaGAAGAGGATTACACTTTTGTTACAAGACATGGAGAATCATCTacaaaagtttattttaatggaggtgaagaagaagaagaacagaGACTCGTTGgaaaaattaaggaaattaCATCTTTAAAACCCAGATTTGTGCAAGATTTCAATTACCCAACATCAGATTTCCTCAGTTCTTGTCATCTTTGTAAGAAAAAATTGCATGGCAAAGACATTTACATGTATAg aGGGGAAAAGGCTTTTTGTAGTGCAGAGTGTAGATCAAGTCAAATAATGATGGATGAGAGGAAAGAACAATGTAAatcaaaagcttcaaaatctGGGAAAAATCAAAGCTTGGGTTATGATAAAACAGAGCAAATTTTCTCAACTGGGAttcttgcaatttag
- the LOC105797002 gene encoding oligouridylate-binding protein 1, translating to MQQQGLNPQQQAMMQQALYHHPSLFAGPQIEPILSGNLPPNFDSATCRSVYVGNIHPQVSEPLLQEVFLSTGPIEGCKLIKKDKSSYGFVHYFDRGSAALAIVTLNGRHLFGQPIKVNWAYASSQREDTSTHHNIFVGDLSPEVTDATLFACFSVYSSCSDARVMWDQKTGRSRGFGFVSFRNQQDAQSAINDLNGKWLGSRQIRCNWAAKGATSNDDNAKSIVDSNGPSEEGQEKSNDDSPENNPMYTTVYVGNLAPEVTSADLHSHFHALGAGTIEDVRVQRDKGFGFVRYSSHDEAALAIQMGNARILCSKPIKCSWGSKPTALGTSSGPHPPPTAAHMAGGAQVMNMMHPQGQYAVKAQAAMGMSGGEASQAMYNGGYQNVATSQQQLMYYQ from the exons atgcaGCAGCAAGGGCTAAATCCCCAACAGCAAGCTATGATGCAACAAGCTTTATACCATCATCCCAGTCTCTTCGCTGGTCCTCag aTAGAGCCTATCTTGAGTGGAAATCTTCCTCCTAACTTTGATTCAGCTACTTGCCGCAGTGT GTACGTCGGAAATATTCATCCACAGGTATCGGAACCGCTTCTACAAGAAGTTTTCTTGAGTACTGGTCCTATTGAAGGTTGCAAACTTATTAAAAAGGATAAG TCATCCTATGGTTTCGTGCACTACTTTGATCGCGGATCAGCTGCACTTGCTATTGTGACTCTTAACGGAAGGCATCT ATTTGGGCAACCTATTAAAGTTAATTGGGCATATGCTAGCAGTCAGAGGGAGGACACGTCGA CTCATCACAACATTTTTGTCGGTGATCTCAGCCCCGAAGTTACAGATGCTACATTATTTGCATGCTTTTCTGTGTATTCCAGTTGTTC GGATGCAAGGGTCATGTGGGATCAAAAAACCGGGCGCTCAAGAGGTTttggttttgtttcttttaggaACCAGCAG gATGCCCAAAGTGCAATAAATGACTTAAATG GGAAGTGGCTCGGAAGTAGACAGATCCGATGTAACTGGGCTGCAAAAGGTGCTACTTCCAATGATGACAATGCCAAAAGTATCGTAGACTCGAATGGACCTTCTG AAGAAGGTCAAGAAAAATCTAATGATGATTCTCCGGAGAACAATCCTATGTATACCACTGTTTATGTGGGCAACCTCGCTCCAGAG GTTACATCAGCTGATCTCCACAGTCATTTCCATGCCCTCGGAGCAGGAACTATCGAAGATGTCCGTGTCCAACGAGACAAAGGTTTCGGTTTTGTGAGGTACAGTTCACACGATGAAGCTGCTCTCGCCATTCAGATGGGAAATGCTCGAATTCTTTGCAGTAAACCAATCAAG TGCTCATGGGGTAGCAAACCAACCGCACTGGGAACAAGCTCTGGTCCTCATCCTCCACCAACAGCTGCACATATGGCTGGTGGTGCTCAAGTAATGAACATGATGCATCCACAAGGTCAGTATGCCGTTAAGGCACAGGCAGCCATGGGAATGAGTGGTGGTGAAGCTAGTCAGGCGATGTACAATGGCGGATACCAAAACGTTGCGACATCCCAGCAGCAGCTTATGTATTACCAGTAA